The following proteins are encoded in a genomic region of Moritella sp. Urea-trap-13:
- a CDS encoding Ig-like domain-containing protein: protein TSDTATVTVTDSVDTTTATLSVDHSSINEDGALLTYTVTLDNAANNDVTVTTTQGEITIYAKGSVLNGVTQDGLSGSLVIMVNTDDSNNNIVITNSISDVSEAHAGETGSYEKLTADTGTVSTIVDITPPIAIDDPIQTISGLKGEYWGYNDKAAGHSNLNNYQQIQDYIAANKAEINFISTEVDYHKGDKDLADDINSDGIPSNLISFLNDDASSIEGSSTEAATDGIIKLSGKLNITEGGKFSLNLTHDDGFVVIIDGKEYTYNGNTSSQTTQFNNIALAAGEHTVEVYYWDQGGAYVFEMELNDSNNQNVWVEENLSHSSSRGVIEVNEGGDVDIDILGNDSEQQGVTITIESEPVHGVVTINDNGTVTYQATGNYSGNDSFTYTLTDAAGNVSNVATVSIGVQPEADQPMLSIELGDVESGTITTNIDMDYDYYAALSDHELPDNIIFFNSGSSTSVDTIRGYKSDDKLVFNGNSGEADILPYVHDSNYILMKFNGKSSYIKISGSNDVEELVFDNGIFNYQNGVLTNISDLEQTSEQVEGYEIELNISGAVTDTDSSEVITSYTISGIPSDASLTAGELNNDGTWTLTPAEAADVKVIVETDYPAFDVSVVANITDTAVIDGETVTSELTSDPVVVPVSPLAIVNVDQTISVNDDMTPDTNVIIVLDISGSMKGDTFTEATNAIKALLATYDDKTNASIQIIGFEYKTIASVWFSGDDMLGEANKFIGKLSADGGTSYKDALEKVMSEFEKGITNGDVDPSDPTDVYFISDGAPSDGYGVKDDVEADWIAFTKNYNIDNVYTVGIDVSTNEKQDVIDNLTPISLGNAPIILDDPAELTKVLQDSLNANYTGNFLAGVSAALDAEVASVTINGTRYSFDGEKTITWDNPNNAPTSTTDTSAAIETTYGIFEIDFATGSYTFIPNDVDQDQTEIIAIELRDAEGNTVDGQLNIEIKDVVSGNNANSNIVTDIDSNPYVLSELIADTETQAGHKSANKYNAGDTDDYIYDSSHNGVKSKLNGGDGDDLLSGLGKNDTLNGEAGNDILLGGNDNDTLNGGTDNDILIGGTGNDILTGGSGIDTFVWLDGTVAVPATDLITDFNILEDKIDLSDLLQGVNSDDLGDYLDLSFGSDTTTISIHAKGDSSSVSQVIILDNVDLSAAYPDVDFTSTAGINSILNDVDDILI, encoded by the coding sequence CGACGAGCGATACGGCGACCGTGACGGTAACAGATAGCGTGGACACCACCACCGCGACGTTAAGTGTTGATCACAGCAGTATCAATGAAGATGGCGCATTATTAACGTATACGGTGACCTTAGACAATGCAGCTAACAACGATGTGACCGTGACAACCACTCAAGGCGAAATTACCATTTATGCTAAAGGCAGTGTGCTTAACGGGGTGACGCAGGATGGTCTTAGCGGTAGCCTAGTAATTATGGTGAACACGGATGATTCGAATAACAATATTGTTATCACTAATAGTATCTCGGACGTTTCGGAAGCGCATGCCGGAGAAACCGGCAGTTATGAAAAACTGACCGCCGATACCGGAACTGTGAGCACGATAGTTGATATAACTCCCCCAATCGCCATAGACGATCCAATCCAAACAATCAGCGGCCTTAAAGGCGAATACTGGGGTTATAACGATAAAGCAGCTGGTCACAGCAATCTGAATAACTACCAACAAATACAAGATTACATTGCCGCAAATAAAGCTGAAATAAACTTTATTTCAACCGAAGTTGATTACCATAAAGGTGATAAAGATTTAGCTGATGATATTAACAGTGATGGTATCCCATCTAATTTGATTTCTTTCCTTAACGATGACGCAAGTAGTATTGAAGGTTCAAGTACTGAAGCCGCTACTGACGGTATTATTAAACTTTCAGGTAAGCTGAATATTACCGAAGGTGGGAAGTTTAGTTTAAATCTTACTCATGATGACGGTTTTGTAGTGATCATTGACGGTAAGGAATATACCTATAATGGTAATACGTCATCGCAAACGACCCAATTCAACAATATTGCATTAGCGGCGGGTGAGCATACTGTTGAAGTTTACTATTGGGACCAAGGTGGTGCTTATGTATTTGAAATGGAACTCAATGATAGTAACAATCAAAATGTCTGGGTAGAAGAGAATTTATCGCATAGCTCAAGTAGAGGTGTGATAGAGGTGAACGAAGGCGGTGATGTTGATATCGATATACTGGGTAATGATAGTGAGCAACAAGGCGTCACCATTACTATCGAGTCAGAGCCAGTGCATGGTGTTGTAACCATTAATGATAATGGTACCGTTACTTATCAAGCAACTGGTAATTACAGCGGTAATGACAGCTTTACTTATACTTTAACAGATGCTGCAGGCAATGTTTCTAATGTCGCTACTGTGTCTATTGGTGTGCAGCCTGAAGCTGACCAGCCGATGCTTAGTATTGAGCTCGGGGATGTAGAATCAGGCACTATAACTACTAATATAGACATGGATTATGATTATTATGCTGCGCTAAGTGATCATGAATTACCTGATAATATTATATTTTTCAATTCAGGTTCAAGTACTTCTGTAGATACAATTCGTGGGTATAAAAGTGATGATAAGCTGGTGTTTAATGGTAATTCGGGTGAAGCTGATATATTACCTTATGTTCATGACTCTAACTATATACTGATGAAGTTTAATGGCAAAAGTAGCTATATAAAAATCTCAGGTAGCAATGATGTCGAAGAACTTGTTTTTGACAACGGTATTTTCAATTATCAAAATGGAGTATTGACCAATATCTCGGATCTTGAGCAAACTTCAGAGCAAGTCGAAGGTTATGAGATTGAACTTAACATCTCAGGTGCGGTAACCGATACTGACAGCAGTGAAGTCATTACATCATATACCATTTCTGGTATTCCGAGTGATGCTTCATTAACAGCCGGAGAACTAAATAATGATGGCACTTGGACACTAACCCCCGCTGAAGCTGCAGATGTTAAAGTCATTGTTGAAACAGACTATCCTGCATTTGACGTTTCTGTTGTTGCAAATATTACAGACACTGCCGTGATAGACGGAGAGACAGTGACCAGTGAACTGACTTCCGATCCTGTCGTTGTACCAGTATCTCCGCTTGCTATCGTCAATGTAGATCAAACTATCTCGGTGAATGATGACATGACGCCGGATACAAACGTCATTATTGTGTTAGATATCTCTGGCAGCATGAAAGGGGACACCTTTACTGAAGCAACAAATGCGATTAAAGCATTGTTGGCTACGTACGATGATAAAACTAATGCCAGTATCCAAATTATCGGTTTTGAATACAAGACAATAGCATCAGTATGGTTTAGTGGTGATGATATGTTGGGCGAGGCGAATAAGTTTATTGGTAAACTAAGTGCAGATGGTGGTACCAGCTATAAAGATGCACTTGAAAAAGTTATGTCTGAGTTTGAAAAGGGCATTACCAATGGTGATGTAGATCCTAGCGATCCAACTGATGTGTATTTCATTAGTGATGGCGCACCATCGGATGGTTATGGCGTGAAAGATGATGTTGAAGCTGATTGGATTGCATTCACAAAAAATTACAACATTGATAATGTGTATACCGTAGGTATCGATGTTTCAACTAATGAGAAACAAGATGTTATTGATAATTTAACCCCTATCTCACTTGGTAACGCACCGATAATACTTGATGATCCTGCAGAGTTAACAAAAGTATTGCAGGATTCACTCAATGCTAATTATACGGGTAATTTCTTAGCCGGCGTGAGTGCAGCGCTCGATGCAGAAGTCGCATCAGTCACTATTAATGGTACTCGTTATAGTTTTGATGGTGAAAAAACGATTACTTGGGATAACCCAAATAATGCGCCAACGAGTACAACTGATACTAGTGCAGCCATTGAAACTACGTATGGCATATTTGAAATTGATTTCGCAACGGGTAGCTATACGTTTATCCCTAATGATGTCGACCAAGATCAAACTGAAATCATTGCAATCGAGCTGCGTGATGCAGAAGGTAATACTGTTGATGGTCAGCTTAATATAGAAATTAAAGATGTTGTTTCAGGAAATAACGCTAACTCTAATATTGTTACTGATATTGACTCCAACCCTTATGTTTTAAGCGAGTTGATTGCTGATACCGAAACCCAAGCGGGACATAAATCCGCTAATAAATATAATGCTGGCGATACCGATGATTATATTTATGACAGTAGTCATAATGGTGTTAAAAGTAAATTAAATGGTGGTGACGGTGATGATTTACTATCTGGTTTGGGTAAGAATGATACGTTAAATGGTGAGGCGGGTAATGACATTTTACTCGGTGGTAATGATAACGATACTTTAAATGGTGGTACTGATAACGATATTCTTATCGGCGGCACAGGCAACGACATCCTCACTGGTGGTAGCGGTATTGATACCTTTGTTTGGTTAGACGGTACTGTGGCGGTTCCTGCAACTGATCTTATTACTGATTTTAATATCCTCGAAGATAAAATAGATTTGAGCGATTTGCTGCAAGGTGTAAACTCGGATGACCTTGGTGATTACTTGGATCTCAGTTTTGGTAGTGATACAACGACGATCAGCATCCATGCTAAAGGAGACTCTTCTTCGGTTAGCCAAGTGATCATTCTGGATAATGTTGATTTAAGCGCTGCTTATCCTGATGTTGACTTTACAAGTACTGCAGGTATTAATAGTATATTGAATGATGTTGATGACATCTTAATTTAA
- a CDS encoding type I secretion system permease/ATPase, whose amino-acid sequence MAVQVVTNTASTSQWDIHPSQRMIEDPLLDCLILLTEHFGNPCSGEALTAGLSISGAHLSPELVPQAASRAGLSAKLSQKGLNELPRMLLPCILLLKDQKACVLQELDIAADKAVISMPETGGEVVLAIAELEAIYVGYLFLVKQQYHGDREFDVHLHDTKKHWLWQTVKSSSSIYRDVIIASVLVNLFALVSPLFVMNVYDKVVPNLAFESLWVLAIGATVAYIFDFIMKQLRGYLIDVAGKKVDLETSAKLFAKVIGMPLEKRASSVGGMAKQLSEFDSVREFLSSATITALVDLPFAILFMIIIWLVAGDLAMFSVIATLLIIGYTLLIQPRLRHAIEEGNKFSSLRHGHLVESLSVLELIKANGAEGVVQQSWQQMLGHISTWQLKAKVITNSVANVASLIVQVSVIGVVVLGVYRVADNEISMGAIIAAVMLSSRAISPMAKIASLMTRSNQTISAMRQLDAIMEQVDEFEDKAHLASRSKLEGKIALEQLGFNYPDVEKPSLYPLSLQIQPGEKVAIIGRNGSGKSTLAKLLLGLYQPTTGSLQFDGMNQQQIHPSDLRRNFGYLPQDITLFHGTIKENILFGAKQVTEYQLIRAVQFSGVNMFTDLDSQGLDQQVGEGGKALSRGQRQSIALARAILNDPQILLLDEPTASLDARSEKQFINSMQIIAKDRTLLLITHKMHLLQLVDRIIVLDKGRLVADGPKAIILEKLKSGALVPGATQ is encoded by the coding sequence ATGGCAGTGCAGGTAGTAACGAATACAGCGTCAACATCACAGTGGGATATACACCCTTCTCAACGCATGATTGAGGATCCACTGCTGGATTGTTTAATTTTATTGACTGAACACTTTGGTAATCCGTGTTCGGGTGAAGCGTTGACAGCTGGTTTATCTATATCGGGTGCACATCTTTCACCTGAATTGGTACCTCAAGCGGCATCGCGAGCCGGACTCAGCGCTAAACTAAGTCAAAAAGGCTTGAATGAATTACCGCGCATGTTATTGCCGTGTATATTACTGCTAAAAGATCAAAAAGCTTGTGTGCTGCAAGAGTTAGATATTGCAGCGGACAAAGCGGTTATTTCCATGCCAGAAACCGGTGGTGAAGTGGTACTGGCTATCGCTGAGTTGGAAGCTATTTATGTGGGTTATTTGTTTTTAGTTAAGCAGCAATACCACGGTGACCGTGAATTTGATGTGCATTTACATGACACCAAAAAACACTGGTTATGGCAAACGGTTAAGTCTTCGAGTTCTATTTATCGTGACGTTATTATCGCCTCGGTATTAGTCAATTTATTTGCCTTAGTATCGCCACTATTTGTGATGAATGTGTACGACAAGGTAGTGCCTAACTTGGCTTTTGAGTCACTTTGGGTATTGGCGATTGGTGCAACAGTAGCTTATATCTTTGACTTCATCATGAAGCAATTACGTGGTTATCTTATCGATGTAGCAGGGAAAAAAGTCGACTTAGAAACCTCCGCTAAACTGTTTGCCAAAGTCATCGGTATGCCATTAGAAAAACGGGCATCGAGTGTTGGTGGCATGGCCAAGCAACTCAGTGAATTTGATAGTGTGCGCGAATTTTTATCCTCTGCGACGATCACTGCGTTAGTTGATCTTCCTTTTGCTATCTTGTTTATGATTATTATCTGGTTAGTCGCTGGTGACTTAGCCATGTTTTCGGTGATCGCAACCTTACTGATTATTGGTTATACCTTATTGATACAACCGCGTTTACGTCATGCGATTGAAGAAGGCAACAAATTCTCCAGTTTACGTCATGGCCATTTAGTGGAAAGTTTATCGGTTCTTGAATTGATTAAAGCTAACGGTGCTGAAGGTGTGGTACAACAAAGCTGGCAACAAATGCTCGGGCATATATCCACTTGGCAGCTAAAAGCGAAAGTGATCACTAACTCAGTAGCGAATGTGGCGAGCTTGATTGTGCAAGTCTCTGTTATTGGCGTTGTTGTATTAGGGGTATATCGCGTTGCAGACAACGAGATCTCGATGGGTGCTATTATCGCAGCTGTGATGTTATCCAGTCGTGCAATTTCCCCAATGGCTAAAATAGCCTCGCTAATGACTCGTTCTAATCAAACCATCAGTGCCATGCGCCAGCTTGATGCGATCATGGAACAAGTTGATGAATTTGAAGATAAAGCCCACCTTGCTAGTCGCAGTAAACTGGAAGGTAAGATCGCCTTAGAACAATTAGGGTTTAACTATCCTGACGTAGAGAAACCAAGCTTATACCCATTGTCTTTGCAGATTCAACCGGGTGAGAAAGTAGCGATTATTGGTCGTAATGGCTCGGGTAAAAGTACCTTAGCCAAATTATTATTAGGTTTATATCAACCCACTACGGGCAGTTTACAGTTTGATGGCATGAATCAACAGCAGATCCACCCCAGTGATCTACGCCGTAATTTTGGTTATTTACCGCAAGATATCACCCTGTTTCACGGTACCATTAAAGAGAATATTTTGTTTGGTGCTAAGCAAGTCACTGAATACCAATTGATCCGAGCCGTGCAGTTTTCTGGGGTAAACATGTTTACTGATCTAGATTCACAAGGTCTGGATCAACAAGTCGGCGAGGGCGGTAAAGCCTTATCTCGCGGTCAACGTCAGTCTATCGCCTTAGCACGAGCCATCTTAAATGATCCGCAGATTTTATTATTAGATGAACCTACGGCTAGCCTTGATGCGCGCTCGGAAAAACAATTTATTAACTCAATGCAG